The nucleotide sequence GGAAAGAAGAGCCCGAAGAACTTCAGGAATTCCTGAAGCTGATCCAGTTACGCTTTGAGGTTTAATGGCTCAACACTTGTTTCCTATGTGAATCCAGCTTCAAGAAGATAAACAAGAGCATGGTAAAAGAAAGCAGTGAAGATCCCCCGTAACTAAAGAAAGGCAAAGGAATACCTATAATAGGGAATACACCTATGGTCATACCTATGTTTACCATAAAATGGAAAAAGATAATAGATGCTACGGAATATCCAAATATCCTGGAAAACTTATCCTTTTGCCGTTCTGCAAGAAAAACCAAACGGCACAAGAACACTACATATAAAGCAATGAGGAGACTGCTTCCGATCCAGCCATGTTCCTCGCCTATAGTGCAAAAAATAAAGTCTGTACTTTGCTCAGGCACAAAATCAAATTTGGTTTGTGTGCCCTGCAAAAAACCTTTTCCTGCAAATCCACCGGAACCAATAGCTGTTTTAGATTGAATGACATTCCATCCAAAACCCTGAGGGTCTGACTCAGGGTCCAGCAATGCCTTAATCCGGGCCTGCTGGTGAGGCTGCAAAACATCATTGACAAAAAAGTCTGTTCCATAAACCACCCCTATAGAAACAACCGCCAAGCCAGCAGCAATCAAAATCCTATTGATCACAAGCCGTTTTAAAGTACGTTTTCTTAGTTTATACAACTGGCTTATAATAAAAATGGATGTCATAGCCAACAGAGCGAAAACAATATAAAGGTTTTCTTCGACCACAAGGGCCACAACAAACAACACAACACAGCCAATACCGGCAACTAATAGAACCGGCGACAACCCCTCTCTATACAACACCAGCACAAAAGCTGAAAATACCAGCACAGTTCCTGTTTCATTCTGAAGTAAGATAAGTATAGATGGCAGCAAAATTAAGAAAGCAACCATCCGCTGTGTTTTAAACTTAGAAAGCTTCATATTGACTTGTCCCAGATAGCTGGATATGGCCAATGCAGTCCCTAGTTTTGCAAATTCGGCAGGCTGGAGCCTTATTGGCCCTAATACAAGCCACGACCTAGACCCCTTGATGTCCGGTGCAAACAAACAGGTGAGGACAAGTACCACTATAACCGCCCCGTATATAAAAAAGGCAAATGAGCTATAAAACTTATAGTCAATAATAAAGATTGCAAAGATCAGCAGTGTAGCAATCCCGATCCACATGAGCTGCTTTCCGGAATTAATAGAAAAATCAAAAATGCTCATTTGTGCATCATGATCATAAACGGCAGCAAATATGTTGAACCAGCCAAATGTTACAAAAGTGGCATAAAGTGCAATCGTCAGCCAATCAATATTTTTAGAAAGATTATCTCTCAATTTATATCTAATATTTGATCTTCGTAGAATTTCTTATCCAGGATATATTTCTCCAAATGTGGCCTGGTAATAGTATCTGAAATATATTTCTCTATCATTAAAGAGGCAATTGGTGCCGCCCATGTACCTCCAAAACCTGCGTTTTCAACAAAAACCGCAATGGCTATTTTAGGGTCATCTTTTGGCGCAAATGCAATAAATACAGAGTGGTCTTCGCCATGCGGGTTTTGGGCTGTACCGGTTTTCCCGCACATAGGGATCCCTTTAATTCGAGAACGCATCGCTGTTCCTGAAGTGACCACTTTTTCCATTCCGTCAATTACCACATCAAAATGCTTCGGGTCTACTCCTGTATCATGCTTCTTGCGATATTCCGCCAATGGCTTTCCTTCCTCCCCGATTGCTTTTATAAAGTGCGGAGTGTAATAGTGTCCCTTATTGGCAATAATAGCAGCAAGGTTAGCCATTTGCAGCGGCACTGCTCCGATTTCACCCTGACCAATACCAAGAGAATAGATAGTGGTAAACTTCCAACGTAGATCACCATAAATACGGTCATAATAACTATTGCTAGGAATATTTCCTGGTTTCTCACTAGGAATATCAATGCCTAAGCGGTTTCCAAAGCCAAAACGGGTAATATGTTCACGCCATTTGTCAAAGCCGATTTCCGTATCTTTATACTTATTAGGGTCAAGATCCTGATTAAGAATATTTTTAAACACTAGGTAATAATATGGGTTACATGAGTGCTGTATTGATCCCATTACGTCGACCGGAGAGTCATGAGGGTGACATTTCACCAGTGCTTTATTACAAGGATATTTGGTATTTTCATTAAGCACGCCCATTTGCATGGCAATAAGGGCCTGAGGGATCTTGAAAATAGAGCCCGGAGGATACATGGCCATAAGAGGCCTGTTAAACAAAGGCTTCAAAGTATCCCTTTCAAGCCTCAAATAGTTTTCTCCAAAATTACGGCCTGTCAAGGCGTTAGGATCATAAGATGGCGCAGAAACAAAAGAAAGGATTTCGCCCGTAGAAGGTTCGATAGCCACAACACTACCTCTTTTATTCCTCATCAACTTCTCACCGTATTTCTGAAGTTCCAAATCTATAGAAGCGGTGAGGTTTTCGCCTGGTACAGACAAAGTATCATACATTCCGCCCTTAAAAGGTCCTTTTTCTACACCTTTTACATTTACCATTACATGTCGCACCCCTCTTCTACCTCTCAAATGTTTTTCATAATGCAACTCCAATCCGCTCTTACCGATATAGTCACCGCTTGAATAGTAATTGTCTTCCTGCCTATCAAGTTGTGCTTTGTCAATTTCACGGATATACCCTAAGGCATTTGCTAAGCTTTGGTGAGGATAAGACCTAACAGTCCTGGCCTGGGTATAAAAACCTTTAAAGTCTACAAGATAGTCTTGAACTTTTGCAAAATCTTTGATTGAAAGCTGTTTGATAAACGGCCAAGGCTTAGACCAAGATCCTTTAGGAGGAGTCACAGCATCTTTCATCTTCACTTCAAACTCTTCTTTGGTCAACTTGAATAACCTGCAAAAAGCTGTGGTGTCAAGGTCTTTCACCTCTCTAGGAACGACCATCAGGTCAAACACCGGATTGTTATATACAAGCTCTTTACCGTTTCGATCATAAATAAGTCCCCTGTAAGGGTACTCTACGATACGGCGTTTAATATTTTTCTGGGCTTTCATCTTATAGTTATCGTCAAACATCTGCAATGACAAAAGTTTGATGATATAGACTAGACCTACCAGAACAAATATTCCCTGTACAACTATTTTCCGGTTTTCAAACATCAGATTCGTTTCGGACTTTTGAACAAGTACTGTAATAACGTAATTACAAATACTGTAAAGATACTACTGGCAAAAGTTTTTAATAATATTCTTCCAAAATTGGAAATGCTAAGTACTTCAAGGAAAAACAGGGCAAAATGATGGGTAAAAACCAATATACCCGCATAGGTAATAAACCACTGAAAGCCGAGAGATTGCACAGAAATTTCTATTCCTGTATCATATCCACCTCTTGGCGTAAGCAAATTTATGACATGCGCCCTGATATAGGCTATTAACACAGAAGCAGCAGCATGAATTCCCAAAGTGTCATAAAAAATATCAACGACCAGACCAATGGCAAAGGCAGAGAGCATCTGCACCACCTTTGAAGTTTCTATAGGCAACAGCAGTATAAAACCTATATAGACAAAGCAGAATGCCACATTGAACAAGGAAACATTGAGAAAAAGTACAACCTGTAAACCTGCAAACAGGAGAAAATATAAAAAGTACTTAAGCGTATTTTGAGATTTCATTTATTTGCCTTCTTTTGGCCTTGATATCAATTCCAGAGAATCCCTTTCCTGTCTTAGGGAATTATCAATAGCATAAACATAAGATAGTTTAGTAAAATCTACAGAGAGCCTGACCCGGATATCATAATCGCTCCTGCCTTGATCTAACTTGAAGTCCTCTATAGTACCTATCATGACACCAGCGGGGTATATGGCATTATATTCGGAAGTCACGATAGTATCTCCGACAGAGATTTTATGGTGCCTCACAACATACAAAAGATTGGCAACGGCAGGGTCAGCGCCATCCCACTCAACAGTACAATCAATATTTTTACCTTTGATCTTAGAGGCCACTTTCATGCCTGAGTTCAGGAGAGAGACTACAGTAGAGAAGTTATTAGAAACAGCTTTTACCCTTCCCACTACACCACCGGCAGCTATCACACCCATATCAGGCTTAATGCCATCTTTAGCACCTTTATTCAAGGTAATAAAGTTATTGGCCCTGGCCACAGAATTGTTGATTACCTTGGCAGGGATAAAACTAAATTGATTTTCTCGCAAAAAATCAACGGTATCTAAAGAAGTGTTCTGTTCGGATTGCTGATAGCGAATCAATAGTTCTCTCAATTGTGCATTTTCGTAAGCCATGTTTCTATTTACATCCGTAAGCTTAAAATAGCCGGCCACGTTATTTCTGGCAGAAAGCACCTGACCGGCATAATAATTAGATGTATTAAAGAACGAAGCTCCTTGATAACCATTATGCTTCACTATCAGCCACAGGCAAAACGTTTCCAATGCAAGGAAAAACAGAAAAGACCTGTGCCGATAAAAGAATTGAAATAAACTATGCATTAAGAGATTTTATGACATCAATACTGCTTTATAGCTATTAATATCTTTAATAGCTATCCCCGTACCGCGCACGACAGCTCTCAGTGGATCTTCGGCCACATGTATTGGGAGCTTAGTTTTCAGTGCAAGGCGCTTATCCAGCCCTCTTAATAACGCACCTCCACCGGTAAGATGTATTCCATTGTCATAAATATCTGCAGACAATTCTGGCGGTGAAATCTCCAACGCCTTCAAAACAGCCTCCTCTATCTTAGAGATGGATTTATCTAAAGCAAAAGCGATCTCAGAATAGCTAACTTTGATTACCTTAGGAATTCCTGTCATCAAGTCACGGCCACGAATTTCATAATCCTCAGGTGGCGTATCAAGTTCTGTCAGGGCAGATCCCACTTCGATCTTGACCCGCTCGGCAGAACGCTCACCAATCAGAAGGTTGTGCTGTCTTCTCATATAGTCGAGAATATCTTTGTTAAAGACATCACCTGCCACACGTATAGACTGTTCACACACAATACCAGAAAGTGCAATAACCGCAATCTCTGTTGTACCCCCTCCAATATCAACAATCATAGAACCCATAGGCTGCTCAATGTCAATGCCCAAACCAATGGCCGCAGCAATTGGCTCGTGAATCATATACACCTCTTTAGCCCCGGCATGCTCAGCAGAGTCGCGAACAGCTCTTTTCTCAACTTCAGTAATACCCGAAGGGATACATATGACCATACGATGAGAAGTAGCGCCAACAAGCTTTTTATTGCTGTCAATCATTTTGATCATGCCCCTGATCATATGCTCGGCAGCATGGAAGTCAGCAATCACTCCATCTTTAAGTGGACGGATGGTCTTGATGTTCTCATGCGTCTTTTCGTGCATTTGCATCGCCTCACGCCCTATGGCCAGCACTTTGCCCGAAACTTTATCCAGAGCAATTATAGACGGCTCATCAACTACGATCTTATCTTTATGGATAATTAAGGTATTGGCTGTACCTAGATCTATGGCTATGTCACTGGTAAAAAAATCAAATAAACCCATGTTTTATTCTACTTTAAGGATAAGGTTATACCTCTGTCAAATGATAAAAATCAAAAATTAGTTTCAAAAACAGCATATTTACAAACTGTTTTTTATAAAACGCCCAAAGATCAAATATATTCAATCTGTATTAATGTTTAAAATGTCTCAGACCTGTAAATACCATTGCCATGCCTCTAAGGTTACAAAAATCTATAGATTCTTGATCTTTTACTGATCCCCCAGGTTGAATTACTGCTTTAATGCCTGAATTGAAGGCAATTTCTACACAGTCAGGAAATGGGAAAAATGCATCAGAAGCCATAACTACTTTGCTGTCTAACTTAAAGCCAAATCCTTCTGCCTTTTCAATGGCTTGTTTCAAAGCATCTACCCTGGAGGTTTGACCCACACCACTGGAAATTAACTGATCTTCGGTAGCAAGAACAATGGCATTGGACTTCGTGTGTTTACAAATCTTAGCAGCAAATATCAAAGCCTTTTTCTCTGCATCTGAAGGAGAAGCAATGGTTACCGTCCTAAGGTCAGAAACCTTCTCTGTCTTCAAGTCTTTGTCCTGCTGAATAACACCGTTCAACAAGCTCTTGAACTGCACCTTTGGAAGCTGTACGTCTTTTCTTTTTAATATGATTCTGTTTTTCTTAGACTTCAGAAGCTCCAAAGCATCATCAGCGAAAGATGGGGCTATTAAAACTTCGCAGAAAAGTTTGTTCAACTCTTCGGCAGCAGCCATATCCACTGGCCCATTTGTCACAAGGACACCTCCAAAAGCAGAGATAGGATCAGCGGCCAATGCCTTTAAATAAGCTTCTTTCACTGTACTGCCCAATGCCACTCCACATGCATTGGTATGTTTAAGAATAGCAAAAGCCGTTTCCTCAAACTCATCTATTAAGGCAACTGCTGCATCCATATCAACTAGATTGTTATACGACAATTCCTTACCGTTGAGTTTCTCAAACATTTCACTTAGGTTACCATAGTAATACCCATTTTGATGCGGATTTTCGCCATACCTAAGCATGCCGGTAGTTTGAATACTGCTTTTGAAAGATGGCAGGTCTATATCTTTGGTAAAATATTGATAAATAGCAGAGTCATAATGAGAAGAAGTGTCAAATGCAAGTGCAGCGAACATTTTCCTGTCAGATAGGTCTGTAGCACCATTTTTTTCGCGCAAAACATCTTCCAACACCGAGTAGTGGTTTCTTGAAGATAATATTACCACATCCTTATAGTTCTTGGCCGCTGCCCGGATTAGCGAAATACCTCCAATATCTATTTTTTCGATGATTTGATCATCTGATGCTCCAGAAGCCACTGTTTCCTCAAAAGGATATAGATCCACAATAACCAAGTCAATTTCAGGAATATCAAACTCTGCAGCTTGTTTCTTATCGTTCTCAAGGTCTCTCCTATGCAGGATGCCACCAAAAACTTTAGGGTGAAGCGTTTTGACCCTGCCTCCAAAAATTGAAGGGTAACTAGTCAAGTCTTCAACCGCTGTTACTTCCACGCCCAGCTCTTCAATAAACTTTTGGGTACCTCCTGTAGAGTATATTTTGACGCCATTTTCATTCAACAAACGTACCAGTGATTCCAGGCCATCTTTGTAGAATACAGAAATTAATGCAGATTTGATTTTTTTGGATTCCATTACTCTTATCCTTTTATACTTTGGGTTATTAATTCGTCAATGATTCTTGGGTAGTGTTGATGCTCAAGGGACTGTACTTTTTTGGCGACCATTTCTGGAGAATAACAGTCTCCTATGTCGCAAGCCGCCTGAAAAATAATTTCCCCCTCGTCGTAATTTTCATTTATGTAATGTACGGTTATACCAGTTTGCTTTTCTTTAGCATCCAGCACAGCCTGGTGTACATACATTCCATACATACCTTTGCCACCATAAGCAGGCAAAAGTGCAGGATGGATATTGATGATTTTACCAGGAAAAGCCTCTAAAAGCCTATCAGGTATTAGCCACAAAAAACCGGCAAGAATTACCCAATCGGTTTTTAATGCTTTGAGCTCATTGACAATTACGTCACTATGAGCAAATTCTTCTTTGTTAAAAACCCGTGTCGGGATATTAAACTTTTTTGCACGTTCTAAAGCATATGCATCCTTTTTATTACACATAGTAGCTACTATGTTCACATCTTTCCTGTCACGGAAATATTCAAAAATTTTTTGAGCATTGCTTCCTGAGCCGGAACAAAATACAGCGATGTTTATCTGAGAGTCTTTCACGAAAATATTCAAAAGACAAATATAATTATTCTATTTATATAAATATCATGCCCGCAAGTCCTGAAAGCATAATAATCTTACACAAGACGCTAACTTTATGAAATTCTTTGATAGTATCAGCATTTGACAACTGATACAGCAGGTAGCTTACAGGAAAAATTACCAAAACAATCAGCGCTACAAATAGTTGACTGCTGATAAAAAACGAAGCATAAAGTATAAAGGAAAGAAAAATTCCGGAAATTATGAAAATGAAATTTCTGGTACGCCTTATCCCCCACAAAACAGGAAGTGTTTTGCAGCCAAAAGAGGCATCTCCCCTTGCATCTTCCATATCTTTAACAATTTCACGTATCAAAGATATAAAAAATGCAAAACCTCCATAAACCAGTGCATGCGCCAGCCCAGCCTGAAAATAGTACGATGGCAAAACGACGGCTACCCCTGTCAATAAAGCTACCACAAAATTGCCGCTAAACGGCTGACGCTTCAGCTCATTGGAGTATAACCATAGAGCACCCCCGCAAGCTATATTAATAAGCATGATTCTCCAATTTAAAGCTGCCCCCAAAAGCACCCCTGCTACAGTAAACCCCAAGTGGGCCACCATGGCTATTCGGCGATTTAGGTACCTGCCAACTACAACTTTCTGAGGCTTGTTTATGATGTCTATTTTTACATCATAATAATCATTGATAATATACCCTCCCGCAGCTATTGATACCGTAGAACATACCAAAATGAATAAATCAAAAGAAAACAACGTTTCTAAGTGCGGAAGGTATTTTCCTACTATAAAAAGGGCAACAAAATACTGACTAAGGGCTATAATAACAAGGTTCTGCAAACGCACGAGACGATAAATAACTCTAAGTACATATCTTAGATGTTTAAGTAAGTTATTTTTCATGAGTCTCTTGCAGCCCTATTTTTAAGGAAATGATTTTCGATCTTAAATTACAACATAAAACAATCTAGTAAAAGAAACCTGAAAATTTTAGATAAGCTTTCCCCAAAAATCATATATATATGTATAGGTCAACTATTTTCCATATGGCGCAACAGAGCTTTGTCCAGCAACTACCAGTTTTCAGGTGTCCATTTACCTTGCGCTTTCATGACTTTTTCTATTACATCGCGCACAGCTCCTCTACCGCCATCTTTTGGGCTGATGTAGGAACAAATAGGTTTAATGTCTTCTGCTGCATCATTAGGGCAAGTTGGCAGCCCTGCCAGTTTCAACATTTTATAGTCAGGAATATCATCGCCCATATAGAGGATGGACTCATTATCTATTTTCTTACCTTTAATATATTCATTAAAGACCTTAATCTTATCCTTTACACCCATGAAAATATCCCTAATGCCGAGAAACGTTAACCTGTTTTTGACCCCTTCTTCAAAACCACCAGTAATAATAATAATGTTATATCCGTTCTGGACAGCTTTTTCTAAAGCATAGCCATCCTTAATATAGAACCTACGTGCATGCTCGCCATTAGCATAAGACACAACGCTGCCGTCTGTTAACACACCGTCAACATCAAGAATAAAGGTAGAGATTTTACTGAAATCAGCCATAATAATAGGATTTACAGTAAATGTAGGAGAAAATTACTCCTTTCTCAATAATCGTTTGGTCAAAATTTTATAAAGGTCTTTCAACGCCGGCTGGCCTGATAAATAAGAAAGGTGCTTCTCCAACGTTTTCACATCTTTGCGAACGGCTGGCCCTGTTTGCGCTTCGGCAGGAGATAAAAGAAAAGCCTTTTCCATTGTTTCTGCAATCAAAGGCTTCAACACATCAAATGGCAGGTTTGCCTGTTTGAGTATATTATCAGAAATGCCATATAAATGATTGGTAAAATTGCAGGCAAAAACTGCTGCCACATGCAGAGAAAGGCGGTCAGCAGATGATGCTCTATAAATATGCTTACTGACAGCACTTACCAATATTTCAATTAATTCATATACCTGCTCATCAGACCCTTCTAAAAAAAAGGGTACATTATCCAACTGAACAGCCTTAGACTTAGAAAAAGTCTGCAATGGATACATAACACCAAATTGCTTAATACCATCAAGTACCTCAAGGGGAGCGGTACCTGAAGTGTGCACAACTATAGAATGGTCAGGAACTTGTAATTGCGCTACTACTTCCGAAATGTAATCGTCGGGTACGGCAATAACAATAACATCTGATTTACTGGAAGAAAAATCTGGACAGTCTAGTGCAATGGCATCATAAAGCCTATGCGTTAAGTTTTGGGCATGGTCTTTATTTCTGCTGTATATTTCTTCTACTTTAATACCAGCATTTTCAAAAGCCGGTGCCAGATTCCATGCTACGTTTCCGGCACCGACAAAAGATATTTTATATGAGGCGGGCATTACTCCAAGCCTTTGTCTCTCATTTTAGCGAACTCAGTATACCTTCTATAAACAGCCATACCTATACCCAACATAAGTACTAGAGTTCCAATCCATAGCACATTGATAAGTGGTTTTTCAATGGCTTTTAAGATGATATAATCCTTTTGCGTAGTATTTACCTTAAAGTGGAACTCTCCCGTCTCGGTATTTACATTCACAAGAGTAATTTTTAAACCAAGGTCTTCAAAAACTTCAGGTATCTGCCCAATCATTTCATCCTTAACAACAAACATAGGCTCTGCAACAATGTCCTCGTCAGTTTTTAAGATGGCAAGTTTAGACTTAACGGCAAACTCCTTTTCATTGAACGTAAGTCCAGGAAGGTCTTTCTCTAAATCCACACCTTTAAAGACAGTGATATAGTCATTCCACACAACAGTATCGCCTACCTGCAGGTGATAGTCCTGATCTTCGCTCCACTTTTTATCATCATCTGCTACCGGAATAGAAGACACGTGGGTATACAGGTCTTTTCCAAAATACCTTTTAATATCAGGCGAAGCCAAAAGCCCCATCTGAGGGTTTATCTGAGCTCTTGGGAAAAGTGTAAATACCTGCCCATTGTCTTTACGGTACTCTACTTCAAAATAGATGTTTTCGCCATAAATGTTAACGGTATCCCCTTTGCTGAAAAGCTTCTTGTCCTTATTATAAATATCTTTTTTGGCCAAAACTATATCCGCATCCATCGTTTCAACAAAGGCATTTTTAGGGAAGAAACCAGACATCCCTCTAACCTCAAGCCTCGGGCCTTTGTAAATAAGCTCATAGTCGTCCATGCGCATCGCTTCATTTCTCCACAAAAGGACGTTTTCCTGATTCATCTGATCAGAAAACTCTTTGGAATAAAGCATACCTGAGTTATTTAGAGAAATAACCTTAGAGTATCCTGATGAAAACAAGATCCCTATCAGCATTAGGCCTACACCAATGTGGGCAAAAGCACCGCCAGCCAGTTTGTAGTTGTTTCGGAAGACATTATATAAAATAGAGCCATTGCACAAAACAGAAAAGACTGCTGCGGTAGTCAATAAGATGTAGGAAAGCTGAGAAAGCTCTGCAAAAAAGATAATAGCACTAGAAACTACCAATGTCAAAATCAAAGGAATGGCAATAGCATCCCATAGTTTTGCTGGGTTCATTTTTTTCCACCAGAAAAACTGTCCAATACCAGAAAGAATGGCAATACCAATGGCAAACCATATCTGCCAATTGCTATAGTAGATTTCCTGATCTGCTGGCGGAGCTATGTTAGACTCACCGCCAAAAGCTTTTATGATGGCATTGAATACAGGAATAGAAGTTGTGTAAATAACCTGGAATGCAGCAAGGCAAAGCACTGAAATACCTGCAAAGACCCAGAATTCACGAGAATATACCGTTGTTTCTTTCTCAGTAACCGGAAGCGCTTTCCATCTCCATGCGATCATAAAGATAGATATAAAGACAAAGAACAACAGGTATATGAGCAACTGTCCGCTAAGTCCTAGGTCAGTAAAAGAGTGTACGGAGGCATCGCCTAATATACCGCTACGTGTCAGAAACGTAGAGTATAAAATGAGTATAAAAGTAGTACAAACAAGAATGACAGACAGTTTTAAAGCGCTACCACTGTTTTTGAAACTAATCATTCCATGAATACTACCAATCAAAATCAACCAAGGCACGTAAACAGCATTTTCTACCGGATCCCAGTTCCAATAGCCACCAAAGTTAAGTGTTTCATAAGCCCAGTAGCCACCCATTAAAATACCAGCACCTAAAGTAATAGCTGCAAACAACGCCCATGGCAATGCCGGCCTAATCCATTCTTTATATCTTTTTTGCCACAGTCCTGCCATACAATAAGCAAAAGGGACTAAAGTAGCGGCAAAACCAAGGAAAAGCACCGGAGGGTGAATAACCATCCATATATTTTGAAGCAACGGATTCAGCCCGCTTCCATCTTCTGGAATAAAATCAGGGTTACTGACAAAGACCGGCAAGTCTGCCATCTGCTCTCGTAACAAGACAAAAGGCGAACTACCTATTTTAAGATCTATCAAAGGAATAACCGCACCAATAACCATAGAGGCCAGAAATGCCTGCACAGCACAGAATATGGTCATTACTGGCGTTTCCCATGTTTTATTGACTTTAATAAGTACTACCCCTAACAAAACATGCCAAAACATCCACAGCAAGAAGCTACCCTCTTGCCCTTCCCAGAAGGCAGAAATCATGTAGTAAAAAGGAAGTGTTTGGGAAGAGTGACTCCAAGCGTAATGGTATTCGTAATAATGGTTGCTGATAATCACATACAGTGATGTCACCACCCCCATAACAGCAACGGCATGGATGTAAAAAAAGACTCTGGCAAATGATCGCCAGCTTTTTAATTTATCTTCATTATCCAACGATGCTGATTTTTCCAGAACAGTAGAACGGAAAAATGCAATAGTTGCAATTACGGCGGAGAGGAACGCAGTAAGGACAAGAAAGTGCCCAACGTCCCCAATAATAGATCTAAACATTTACTAAGTTATTTAATATCCGGCTTTTACTTCATTTTCTTCATATTTAGACGGACACTTTAGAAGAATCTTATCCGCCACAAATATATCGCCTCTTGCACTACCTACAATTACAACCTGTTCAGACCTTTCTATATCTTGAGGTTTAGGTTGGCCATATTGCACAATAGTTTCCCTATTCTTATTGTCTACAAGTACAAACTCAAAGAAGTTCGGATCCATTTCAGGCCTATATTTCATGCCTTGAATGTTGCCTTCACTATCTTTCTTAAGCTGCCCAACCACGTGCACCTTGGCACTACTGCCACTTTCAGCCAAAGCAAAAGCTTCGCCGAAATCTACATATTGGCTAGTGTTTCCAGAGGTAGAAACTATTATAGAAATAGCTATACCAATAATTACAACGGCAAGAATATGAGACTTTTTCATACGTATTCGGGGTTATCGACGTTCTTTTCAACCTTGCTGATCCTTCTGTCCAGAATGAACAGATAAAGCGCTATTCCTAGAAAGATCAACAGCATTACAGCAACTACTACAAATATCTTACCATCTTCTCTAAAAGTGTCAGCCATTTCTACATGTGAAGACGATTGACCAGGAGCGCCTGCCCCAGGATGCTGCCCAAATGCCGTAAAGCTGAGCATAAACATCATTATTATGTACAATAACTTTTTCATGATTATTCTATACCGCGTAGTTTATATTCAATATTTTTTAAACGTATTCTTAATGTAGAGACCCATACTCCTAAAA is from Cytophagaceae bacterium ABcell3 and encodes:
- the ccsA gene encoding cytochrome c biogenesis protein CcsA; this encodes MFRSIIGDVGHFLVLTAFLSAVIATIAFFRSTVLEKSASLDNEDKLKSWRSFARVFFYIHAVAVMGVVTSLYVIISNHYYEYHYAWSHSSQTLPFYYMISAFWEGQEGSFLLWMFWHVLLGVVLIKVNKTWETPVMTIFCAVQAFLASMVIGAVIPLIDLKIGSSPFVLLREQMADLPVFVSNPDFIPEDGSGLNPLLQNIWMVIHPPVLFLGFAATLVPFAYCMAGLWQKRYKEWIRPALPWALFAAITLGAGILMGGYWAYETLNFGGYWNWDPVENAVYVPWLILIGSIHGMISFKNSGSALKLSVILVCTTFILILYSTFLTRSGILGDASVHSFTDLGLSGQLLIYLLFFVFISIFMIAWRWKALPVTEKETTVYSREFWVFAGISVLCLAAFQVIYTTSIPVFNAIIKAFGGESNIAPPADQEIYYSNWQIWFAIGIAILSGIGQFFWWKKMNPAKLWDAIAIPLILTLVVSSAIIFFAELSQLSYILLTTAAVFSVLCNGSILYNVFRNNYKLAGGAFAHIGVGLMLIGILFSSGYSKVISLNNSGMLYSKEFSDQMNQENVLLWRNEAMRMDDYELIYKGPRLEVRGMSGFFPKNAFVETMDADIVLAKKDIYNKDKKLFSKGDTVNIYGENIYFEVEYRKDNGQVFTLFPRAQINPQMGLLASPDIKRYFGKDLYTHVSSIPVADDDKKWSEDQDYHLQVGDTVVWNDYITVFKGVDLEKDLPGLTFNEKEFAVKSKLAILKTDEDIVAEPMFVVKDEMIGQIPEVFEDLGLKITLVNVNTETGEFHFKVNTTQKDYIILKAIEKPLINVLWIGTLVLMLGIGMAVYRRYTEFAKMRDKGLE
- a CDS encoding cytochrome c maturation protein CcmE, which codes for MKKSHILAVVIIGIAISIIVSTSGNTSQYVDFGEAFALAESGSSAKVHVVGQLKKDSEGNIQGMKYRPEMDPNFFEFVLVDNKNRETIVQYGQPKPQDIERSEQVVIVGSARGDIFVADKILLKCPSKYEENEVKAGY
- a CDS encoding CcmD family protein, which translates into the protein MKKLLYIIMMFMLSFTAFGQHPGAGAPGQSSSHVEMADTFREDGKIFVVVAVMLLIFLGIALYLFILDRRISKVEKNVDNPEYV